One Triticum dicoccoides isolate Atlit2015 ecotype Zavitan chromosome 4B, WEW_v2.0, whole genome shotgun sequence genomic window carries:
- the LOC119290736 gene encoding pentatricopeptide repeat-containing protein At5g02830, chloroplastic-like isoform X1, with product MGMAMTSSPQPPPPPRRRRSRLQSATTISAPSANPKPNPKAKVIPLLSDVGRLQSATPTPTPNGNPSPNPKGKVLPLLSDVGSNPSAIDYYSRVASNLAGAGRLGDFLIAAEGLRAASGDAGFAARINWRLLSRGVVAALREHGLPHVLEFLRDADRIGVHATVMLDADASDAVAAACRQLLDERIMAEFVEAIEALATCGFFVKGIVDPMDVLKIFVRKRDPDMAIRYARIFPHSQLLLCNTMEAFGKRKELKHALKVFGALKDQLGGINMFACRSIIDICSHCGSSVQARIIFEGLLAEKITPNTHVFNSLMNANAHSMSYNFSVYKHMQKFGVRPDLASYNILLKTCCNAREFNTAQEIYEEMKKKEHDGILKLDVFTYSTMMKVFAEAKMWKMASNIKDDMRAVGARLNLVTWSSLINAYANSGLVDGAIEILEEMIRDGCQPTAPCFNIILTALVKSCQYDRAFRLFNSWIEFGIKVSLSLEQKGSLPDNFTFCEEHPSTNGGTILVVPFRPTVTTYNILMMACGTNDERAKSVMNEMKRNGLCPDRISWSILMDIYGTSQNRNGAIQALRRMQRVGIKLNVSAYTVAIKACVESKDLKLALHLFEEMKAHQLKPNMVTYRTLLTARSKYGSLKEIQKCLAIYQEMRQAGYQAYDYYLKELIVEWSEGVLSRDGANRNFYHLNRKDERNESFNLFLEKVARFLQKDVDQNQTVDVRGLSKVEARIVVLSTLRKIKEEHLLGRAVQDDLVIITGHEKTSYTDVETTAIDVEHAVTAVLTDELGLEVFVGPESRPPVSSKLRAPPRPRRPQGMIKITVNSLNHWLKRKSVRDVQ from the exons ATGGGGATGGCCATGACCTCCTCcccacagccaccgcctcccccgcgccgccgccgcagccgcttgCAGTCGGCAACTACAATCTCCGCCCCCAGTGCCAATCCCAAGCCCAACCCCAAGGCCAAGGTCATCCCCCTCCTCTCCGACGTCGGCCGCCTTCAGTCCGCAACTCCCACTCCCACCCCAAATGGCAATCCTAGCCCCAACCCCAAGGGCAAGGTACTCCCGCTGCTCTCCGACGTCGGCAGCAACCCCTCCGCCATCGACTACTACTCCCGCGTCGCCTCCAACCTCGCCGGTGCCGGCCGCCTCGGCGACTTCCTCATCGCCGCAGAGGGCCTCCGCGCGGCCTCCGGCGATGCCGGATTCGCAGCCCGCATCAATTGGCGCCTCCTCTCACGCGGCGTCGTCGCCGCGCTCCGCGAGCACGGCCTGCCCCACGTGCTTGAGTTTCTCCGCGACGCCGACCGCATCGGCGTCCACGCCACCGTCATGCTCGACGCTGATGCGTCCGACGCCGTCGCGGCCGCCTGCCGGCAGCTGCTGGACGAGCGCATCATGGCGGAGTTTGTGGAGGCCATCGAGGCCCTAGCTA CCTGTGGATTCTTTGTCAAAGGCATCGTGGATCCAATGGATGTACTGAAAATATTCGTCAGGAAGCGAGATCCAGATATGGCGATCAG GTATGCACGTATCTTTCCGCACTCCCAACTTCTACTCTGCAATACTATGGAAGCTTTTGGGAAAAGAAAGGAATTGAAACATGCCCTAAAGGTCTTTGGAGCACTCAAGGACCAGTTGGGAGGTATCAATATGTTTGCGTGCCGAAGTATCATCGATATATGTAGTCATTGTGGTTCTTCTGTACAAGCTCGGATCATATTTGAG GGGCTGCTTGCTGAGAAGATTACTCCGAATACACATGTCTTCAACAGCCTTATGAATGCGAATGCCCACAGCATGAGCTACAATTTTTCGGTCTACAAGCATATGCAA AAATTTGGTGTCCGTCCTGATTTGGCGTCATATAACATACTTCTGAAGACATGTTGCAATGCTAGAGAGTTCAACACGGCACAAGAAATTTATGAGGAAATGAAGAAAAAGGAACACGATGGGATTTTAAAGTTAGATGTTTTTACATACAGTACGATGATGAAG GTGTTTGCAGAGGCAAAAATGTGGAAGATGGCTTCCAACATCAAAGATGATATGCGGGCAGTTGGTGCTCGTCTTAACCTAGTCACATGGTCATCATTAATCAATGCTTATGCAAATTCTGGTTTGGTTGATGGTGCCATAGAGATCCTTGAAGAAATGATAAGGGATGGCTGTCAGCCTACTGCCCCATGCTTCAATATTATCCTTACTGCTTTGGTCAAGTCATGCCAATATGATAGAGCTTTCCGCTTGTTCAATAGCTGGATAGAATTTGGAATCAAGGTATCTCTGTCGCTTGAACAGAAAGGATCTCTCCCAGACAACTTCACATTCTGTGAAGAGCATCCGAGCACCAATGGCGGCACTATCTTGGTTGTTCCATTTAGGCCAACAGTTACAACTTATAACATTTTGATGATGGCATGTGGTACTAATGACGAACGTGCAAAGTCTGTAATGAATGAAATGAAGCGAAATGGTCTTTGTCCTGACCGTATTAGCTGGTCCATTCTCATGGATATTTATGGAACATCTCAAAATAGGAATGGAGCTATTCAG GCACTCAGAAGAATGCAACGTGTTGGAATAAAACTGAATGTCTCTGCATATACTGTAGCTATTAAG GCATGTGTAGAAAGTAAAGATTTGAAGTTGGCGCTGCACTTGTTTGAAGAAATGAAAGCACACCAACTGAAGCCCAATATG GTGACATACAGAACTCTCCTGACAGCGCGCTCCAAATATGGATCTTTAAAGGAAATCCAGAAATGCTTGGCAATCTATCAGGAAATGAGACAAGCAGG GTATCAAGCATATGACTATTATCTCAAGGAATTGATAGTGGAATGGAGTGAAGGAGTTTTGTCTAGAGATGGTGCAAATCGAAATTTTTACCATTTAAATCGAAAAGATGAGAGGAACGAATCATTCAACCTTTTTCTTGAAAAAGTGGCAAgattcttgcaaaaagatgttgatCAAAACCAAACTGTTGATGTTCGTGGGCTTTCAAAG GTTGAAGCTCGCATCGTTGTTCTCTCAACTCTCCGCAAAATCAAAGAGGAGCATCTTTTAG GAAGAGCGGTCCAGGATGATTTGGTCATCATCACGGGTCATGAGAAGACATCATACACTGATGTCGAAACGACTGCTATCGATGTCGAGCATGCAGTAACTGCTGTTTTGACGGATGAACTGGGTCTTGAAGTTTTTGTTGGACCAGAAAGCCGTCCTCCTGTTTCATCCAAACTCAGAGCCCCCCCACGCCCTAGGAGACCACAGGGAATGATAAAAATAACTGTCAACTCACTGAATCATTGGCTGAAGAGGAAGTCTGTGAGGGATGTACAGTGA
- the LOC119290736 gene encoding pentatricopeptide repeat-containing protein At5g02830, chloroplastic-like isoform X2, giving the protein MGMAMTSSPQPPPPPRRRRSRLQSATTISAPSANPKPNPKAKVIPLLSDVGRLQSATPTPTPNGNPSPNPKGKVLPLLSDVGSNPSAIDYYSRVASNLAGAGRLGDFLIAAEGLRAASGDAGFAARINWRLLSRGVVAALREHGLPHVLEFLRDADRIGVHATVMLDADASDAVAAACRQLLDERIMAEFVEAIEALATCGFFVKGIVDPMDVLKIFVRKRDPDMAIRYARIFPHSQLLLCNTMEAFGKRKELKHALKVFGALKDQLGGINMFACRSIIDICSHCGSSVQARIIFEGLLAEKITPNTHVFNSLMNANAHSMSYNFSVYKHMQKFGVRPDLASYNILLKTCCNAREFNTAQEIYEEMKKKEHDGILKLDVFTYSTMMKVFAEAKMWKMASNIKDDMRAVGARLNLVTWSSLINAYANSGLVDGAIEILEEMIRDGCQPTAPCFNIILTALVKSCQYDRAFRLFNSWIEFGIKVSLSLEQKGSLPDNFTFCEEHPSTNGGTILVVPFRPTVTTYNILMMACGTNDERAKSVMNEMKRNGLCPDRISWSILMDIYGTSQNRNGAIQALRRMQRVGIKLNVSAYTVAIKACVESKDLKLALHLFEEMKAHQLKPNMVTYRTLLTARSKYGSLKEIQKCLAIYQEMRQAGQSSDNVCASQVTFHAEKMCL; this is encoded by the exons ATGGGGATGGCCATGACCTCCTCcccacagccaccgcctcccccgcgccgccgccgcagccgcttgCAGTCGGCAACTACAATCTCCGCCCCCAGTGCCAATCCCAAGCCCAACCCCAAGGCCAAGGTCATCCCCCTCCTCTCCGACGTCGGCCGCCTTCAGTCCGCAACTCCCACTCCCACCCCAAATGGCAATCCTAGCCCCAACCCCAAGGGCAAGGTACTCCCGCTGCTCTCCGACGTCGGCAGCAACCCCTCCGCCATCGACTACTACTCCCGCGTCGCCTCCAACCTCGCCGGTGCCGGCCGCCTCGGCGACTTCCTCATCGCCGCAGAGGGCCTCCGCGCGGCCTCCGGCGATGCCGGATTCGCAGCCCGCATCAATTGGCGCCTCCTCTCACGCGGCGTCGTCGCCGCGCTCCGCGAGCACGGCCTGCCCCACGTGCTTGAGTTTCTCCGCGACGCCGACCGCATCGGCGTCCACGCCACCGTCATGCTCGACGCTGATGCGTCCGACGCCGTCGCGGCCGCCTGCCGGCAGCTGCTGGACGAGCGCATCATGGCGGAGTTTGTGGAGGCCATCGAGGCCCTAGCTA CCTGTGGATTCTTTGTCAAAGGCATCGTGGATCCAATGGATGTACTGAAAATATTCGTCAGGAAGCGAGATCCAGATATGGCGATCAG GTATGCACGTATCTTTCCGCACTCCCAACTTCTACTCTGCAATACTATGGAAGCTTTTGGGAAAAGAAAGGAATTGAAACATGCCCTAAAGGTCTTTGGAGCACTCAAGGACCAGTTGGGAGGTATCAATATGTTTGCGTGCCGAAGTATCATCGATATATGTAGTCATTGTGGTTCTTCTGTACAAGCTCGGATCATATTTGAG GGGCTGCTTGCTGAGAAGATTACTCCGAATACACATGTCTTCAACAGCCTTATGAATGCGAATGCCCACAGCATGAGCTACAATTTTTCGGTCTACAAGCATATGCAA AAATTTGGTGTCCGTCCTGATTTGGCGTCATATAACATACTTCTGAAGACATGTTGCAATGCTAGAGAGTTCAACACGGCACAAGAAATTTATGAGGAAATGAAGAAAAAGGAACACGATGGGATTTTAAAGTTAGATGTTTTTACATACAGTACGATGATGAAG GTGTTTGCAGAGGCAAAAATGTGGAAGATGGCTTCCAACATCAAAGATGATATGCGGGCAGTTGGTGCTCGTCTTAACCTAGTCACATGGTCATCATTAATCAATGCTTATGCAAATTCTGGTTTGGTTGATGGTGCCATAGAGATCCTTGAAGAAATGATAAGGGATGGCTGTCAGCCTACTGCCCCATGCTTCAATATTATCCTTACTGCTTTGGTCAAGTCATGCCAATATGATAGAGCTTTCCGCTTGTTCAATAGCTGGATAGAATTTGGAATCAAGGTATCTCTGTCGCTTGAACAGAAAGGATCTCTCCCAGACAACTTCACATTCTGTGAAGAGCATCCGAGCACCAATGGCGGCACTATCTTGGTTGTTCCATTTAGGCCAACAGTTACAACTTATAACATTTTGATGATGGCATGTGGTACTAATGACGAACGTGCAAAGTCTGTAATGAATGAAATGAAGCGAAATGGTCTTTGTCCTGACCGTATTAGCTGGTCCATTCTCATGGATATTTATGGAACATCTCAAAATAGGAATGGAGCTATTCAG GCACTCAGAAGAATGCAACGTGTTGGAATAAAACTGAATGTCTCTGCATATACTGTAGCTATTAAG GCATGTGTAGAAAGTAAAGATTTGAAGTTGGCGCTGCACTTGTTTGAAGAAATGAAAGCACACCAACTGAAGCCCAATATG GTGACATACAGAACTCTCCTGACAGCGCGCTCCAAATATGGATCTTTAAAGGAAATCCAGAAATGCTTGGCAATCTATCAGGAAATGAGACAAGCAGG GCAATCAAGTGATAATGTGTGCGCATCTCAAGTCACATTTCATGCTGAGAAAATGTGCCTTTAG
- the LOC119290737 gene encoding DNA topoisomerase 6 subunit A3-like isoform X2, with product MAAHALLTVPHATAGARLAAPLFTPAATRPSLCRANCRPGSLTNQQQRLRHLHPAAAATKPGAIGSAAEAAAAPAEGLVGSLQGVEVFDLSGKAVPVADLWRDRKAVVAFARHFGCVLCRKRADLLAAKQEAMEAAGVSLVLIGPGTVEQAKAFSDQTKFKGEVYADPDYSSYKALEFANGLFSTFTPSAGLKIIQLYREGYRQDWELSFEKNTRTKGGWYQGGLLVAGPGIDNISYIHKVTHTWYLMQKLRPDASILASLRALASAASKSKPAAASSAGAKALSEDDPASASSNYIVVADQDTTSVTSRINRLVLSVARSILAGRGFSFAVPSRASSNQVYLPDLDRIVLLRRESARPFANVATARKATVTARVLSLVHAVLRRGIHVTKRDLFYTDVKLFGDQSQSDAILDDVSCMLGCTRSSLHVVASEKGVVVGRLIFADDGDVIDCTRMGVGGKAIPPNIDRVSGIESDALFILLVEKDAAFMRLAEDRFYNRFPCIILTAKGQPDVATRLFLRRLKVELKLPVLALVDSDPYGLKILSVYMCGSKNMSYDSANLTTPDIKWLGVRPSDLDKYRVPEQCRLPMTDHDIKVGKEMLEEDFVKQNEGWVKELETMLRTKQKAEIQALSSFGFQYLTEVYLPLKLQQEDWI from the exons ATGGCGGCGCACGCGCTGCTCACCGTGCCGCACGCGACCGCCGGCGCGCGACTGGCCGCACCACTTTTCACCCCGGCCGCGACCAGGCCGAGCCTCTGCCGCGCGAACTGCCGGCCCGGCTCCCTCACCAACCAGCAGCAGCGGCTGCGCCACCTTCACCCTGCCGCTGCGGCCACCAAGCCCGGAGCCATAG GGAGCGCCGCGGAGGCTGCTGCGGCGCCGGCGGAGGGGCTCGTGGGGTCGCTCCAGGGGGTGGAGGTGTTCGACCTGAGCGGGAAGGCGGTGCCCGTCGCTGATCTGTGGAGAGACAGGAAGGCTGTGGTTGCGTTCGCCCGTCATTTCGG GTGTGTTCTATGCCGAAAGAGGGCCGACCTTCTGGCGGCTAAGCAG GAGGCAATGGAAGCTGCAGGAGTATCTCTTGTTTTAATCGGACCAGGTACTGTTGAACAG GCAAAGGCGTTTTCTGATCAAACCAAATTCAAAGGAG AAGTATATGCCGATCCAGATTACTCATCATATAAGGCTCTGGAATTTGCCAATGGCTTATTCTCAACATTTACTCCATCG GCGGGTCTGAAGATTATACAACTGTACAGGGAAGGATACAGGCAGGACTGGGAACTGTCATTTGAAAAGAACACCAGGACGAAAGGCGGATG GTATCAAGGGGGGCTCCTTGTTGCAGGCCCAGGCATCGACAACATCTCCTACATCCACAAG GTGACGCACACATGGTATTTGATGCA GAAGCTCCGCCCGGACGCCTCCATCCTCGCCTCCCTCCGCGccctcgcctccgccgcctccaAATCCAAGCCCGCGGCCGCGTCCTCAGCCGGAGCGAAAGCCCTCTCCGAGGACGACccggcctccgcctcctccaacTACATCGTGGTCGCCGACCAGGACACCACCTCCGTCACCTCCCGCATCAACCGCCTCGTCCTCTCCGTCGCGCGAAGCATCCTGGCTGGCCGCGGCTTCTCCTTCGCCGTCCCCTCCCGCGCCTCCTCAAACCAGGTATACCTCCCGGACCTCGACCGCATCGTGCTCCTCCGCCGCGAGTCCGCGAGGCCCTTCGCCAACGTCGCCACCGCGCGCAAGGCCACCGTCACCGCGCGCGTCCTCTCCCTTGTCCACGCCGTCCTGCGCAGGGGCATCCACGTCACCAAGAGGGATCTCTTCTACACCGACGTGAAGCTCTTCGGCGACCAGTCCCAGTCGGACGCCATCCTCGATGACGTCTCCTGCATGCTTGGATGCACCCGCTCGTCACTCCATGTCGTCGCCTCTGAGAAGGGCGTTGTGGTTGGCCGCCTCATTTTTGCTGATGACGGCGACGTCATCGACTGCACGCGAATGGGCGTCGGCGGTAAGGCCATCCCGCCCAACATTGACAGGGTGTCAGGCATTGAGAGCGACGCTCTGTTCATCTTGCTTGTGGAGAAAGATGCTGCTTTCATGCGCCTCGCCGAGGACCGGTTCTACAACCGTTTTCCGTGCATCATATTGACAGCAAAGGGCCAGCCGGATGTTGCCACCAGGTTGTTCTTGCGCCGGCTTAAGGTAGAGCTGAAGCTGCCGGTGCTCGCATTGGTGGACTCTGATCCATATGGGCTCAAGATCTTGTCCGTGTATATGTGCGGCTCCAAGAACATGTCATATGACAGTGCCAATCTTACAACGCCAGATATCAAGTGGCTCGGCGTGCGGCCAAGTGATCTGGACAAGTACAGGGTACCGGAGCAGTGCCGGCTTCCCATGACTGATCACGATATCAAGGTAGGAAAAGAGATGCTAGAGGAAGACTTCGTGAAGCAAAATGAAGGGTGGGTGAAGGAGTTGGAGACGATGTTGCGAACAAAACAAAAGGCTGAGATTCAGGCTCTCAGCTCCTTTGGGTTCCAGTACCTGACTGAggtatatctacccctcaagctgcaGCAGGAGGACTGGATTTGA
- the LOC119290737 gene encoding DNA topoisomerase 6 subunit A3-like isoform X1 has product MSERKRRAGADAAAGGSTSKKPRGASAAASYAQSLRSKLRPDASILASLRALASAASKSKPAAASSAGAKALSEDDPASASSNYIVVADQDTTSVTSRINRLVLSVARSILAGRGFSFAVPSRASSNQVYLPDLDRIVLLRRESARPFANVATARKATVTARVLSLVHAVLRRGIHVTKRDLFYTDVKLFGDQSQSDAILDDVSCMLGCTRSSLHVVASEKGVVVGRLIFADDGDVIDCTRMGVGGKAIPPNIDRVSGIESDALFILLVEKDAAFMRLAEDRFYNRFPCIILTAKGQPDVATRLFLRRLKVELKLPVLALVDSDPYGLKILSVYMCGSKNMSYDSANLTTPDIKWLGVRPSDLDKYRVPEQCRLPMTDHDIKVGKEMLEEDFVKQNEGWVKELETMLRTKQKAEIQALSSFGFQYLTEVYLPLKLQQEDWI; this is encoded by the coding sequence ATGTCGGAGAGGAAGCGCCGGGCGGGGGCAGATGCGGCCGCGGGGGGTTCGACCTCGAAGAAACCGCGCGGCGCCTCGGCTGCCGCATCCTACGCCCAATCCCTCCGCTCGAAGCTCCGCCCGGACGCCTCCATCCTCGCCTCCCTCCGCGccctcgcctccgccgcctccaAATCCAAGCCCGCGGCCGCGTCCTCAGCCGGAGCGAAAGCCCTCTCCGAGGACGACccggcctccgcctcctccaacTACATCGTGGTCGCCGACCAGGACACCACCTCCGTCACCTCCCGCATCAACCGCCTCGTCCTCTCCGTCGCGCGAAGCATCCTGGCTGGCCGCGGCTTCTCCTTCGCCGTCCCCTCCCGCGCCTCCTCAAACCAGGTATACCTCCCGGACCTCGACCGCATCGTGCTCCTCCGCCGCGAGTCCGCGAGGCCCTTCGCCAACGTCGCCACCGCGCGCAAGGCCACCGTCACCGCGCGCGTCCTCTCCCTTGTCCACGCCGTCCTGCGCAGGGGCATCCACGTCACCAAGAGGGATCTCTTCTACACCGACGTGAAGCTCTTCGGCGACCAGTCCCAGTCGGACGCCATCCTCGATGACGTCTCCTGCATGCTTGGATGCACCCGCTCGTCACTCCATGTCGTCGCCTCTGAGAAGGGCGTTGTGGTTGGCCGCCTCATTTTTGCTGATGACGGCGACGTCATCGACTGCACGCGAATGGGCGTCGGCGGTAAGGCCATCCCGCCCAACATTGACAGGGTGTCAGGCATTGAGAGCGACGCTCTGTTCATCTTGCTTGTGGAGAAAGATGCTGCTTTCATGCGCCTCGCCGAGGACCGGTTCTACAACCGTTTTCCGTGCATCATATTGACAGCAAAGGGCCAGCCGGATGTTGCCACCAGGTTGTTCTTGCGCCGGCTTAAGGTAGAGCTGAAGCTGCCGGTGCTCGCATTGGTGGACTCTGATCCATATGGGCTCAAGATCTTGTCCGTGTATATGTGCGGCTCCAAGAACATGTCATATGACAGTGCCAATCTTACAACGCCAGATATCAAGTGGCTCGGCGTGCGGCCAAGTGATCTGGACAAGTACAGGGTACCGGAGCAGTGCCGGCTTCCCATGACTGATCACGATATCAAGGTAGGAAAAGAGATGCTAGAGGAAGACTTCGTGAAGCAAAATGAAGGGTGGGTGAAGGAGTTGGAGACGATGTTGCGAACAAAACAAAAGGCTGAGATTCAGGCTCTCAGCTCCTTTGGGTTCCAGTACCTGACTGAggtatatctacccctcaagctgcaGCAGGAGGACTGGATTTGA